A genomic window from Salvelinus namaycush isolate Seneca chromosome 21, SaNama_1.0, whole genome shotgun sequence includes:
- the LOC120066737 gene encoding PCNA-associated factor-like, with protein sequence MVRTKADSVPGTYRKAVAASAPRKSLGASSSANALSSSQAGTPAKSKFAGGNPVCPRPTPTWQKGIGDFFGGPSRKPDKENHLPQSDDEEAGVSGVSKSSRNSRPLPAEDAEGE encoded by the exons ATGGTGAGGACGAAGGCAGACAGTGTCCCCGGAACTTACAGAAAAG CTGTGGCTGCATCTGCACCCAGGAAGTCATTGGGTGCCTCGAGTTCTGCTAATGCATTAAGCAGCTCTCAAGCAGGCACACCTG CAAAGAGTAAATTTGCTGGTGGTAATCCTGTGTGTCCTCGGCCCACCCCAACTTGGCAGAAGGGAATTGGAGATTTCTTTGGTGGGCCCAGCAGGAAGCCTGACAAAGAGAACCACCTCCCCCAGTCAGATGATGAAGAGGCCGGAGTCAGTGGAGTGTCCAAGTCATCCAGGAA TTCCAGACCACTGCCTGCTGAGGATGCTGAGGGTGAATGA